The genomic interval tCAAAGCCCTACATAAGAAAGGTAATAGGTCAGATGTCAATAGCTACCAACCTATTTCAtttctgacatcattttccaacatttctgagaatgtgatTAATTCTAAAACAGTATCTCATGCAAGCAACAATACTATTCTCAGCAAATCTTTTGGATTTCAGAAAAGTTGCTCTCCTGAGAATGCCACTTACATGTTCAGtcaacaaattttacaagcattgaaCAGTAAAATAGTGCTGATTGGTATTTTCTGTTGTCTAGCTAAGGTATTTCACTGTTTGAATCAGAGTTTTATGGCATTGATGATATAGCCAACCAGCTAAccgaaagaatgcagaaagttgtataaTCAACAATGTGGTCTGGGGACATTATTCTTACTGGgaagaaatcacatatggggtttcccacagctcaatcttaggtccactattgttcctcatacacATAAATGtatcttctgtctaatatacaaaAAGCAGAATTAGAtccttttgcagatgatactactaTTGTAATCAGTGCAAGCATACAAAGAGAAACAgaggaaatggtaaacaatgtactTAAAGCATCACCAACTGGCTTTCTGTGAATAGAAACATCCTCAATTCTAAAAATACACCACATATGCAGTTCTGCACATATAGGGTATAACACCAATGACAAGTTTAACAAACACATGGTGACTAAACAATAAATTGTGTGGAGacttcaaaatttttagatgtccATATTGATGGGAATTTGAAGTGGAAAAGCATATTTTGCAACACCTAAACAACTTAGttaagccacatttgcacttagaatcattgcaaattttgggaaaaaaaacaaatcagtaagttgacatattttgcacgttttctttcaataatgtcatatgtaataacattctgggataactcatctctAAGACAGCGAGTCTTCCTtgttcaaaaacatgctgtaaggatAATATGGAATGCCCACTCATGATAATATTGTAGACATAATTTTAAGGAACTGGGCATTCCAACTACTCCTTCACAGCATATTTAtcccctcatgaaatttgttgtaaataatctgttGCAATTCAAGAGGAACAACGATATATAAAATTACAATAGCACaaggaaaaattacattcattactccacattaagtttGTCTTTAACACAAAAAGTGGTGCtcaattctgcaataaaaaattttaatcacttgCCAAGAGAtataaaaagtctgacagacagcgaagtaaaacttgaaaacaaactgaaaaagtttctccttgacaaatccttctattctgcagaagaatttctattattgtaaagtGAAAAATGTGATGGGTAAAAATTACTAACTCACACCTTTATACTTAAAAAATTCTTATAACAGTTCAACAAGTAGCCAtagttacaaattaatttgtagtgtgaatgtaaaatgacttgttccacatcattatgatttattgtgcaGATTGATCCATGGAACACGAAACTACCTAACTAATGGGTTTTTGTTGTGATAGTTAAAAAATCAATTTTAGCTTAACTGTGATTTATAGAATCAAAATACAACagacaaaaataattttgatgtaCATTTAGCTGGCTTGTCTAATGTTTGGAATTAAGTTATATACTCTGGAGGAAGATAATATAAAGTATGATATTGGGAATCCTACCAATTTAAAATGAAGTTAATAACATATCTCATCAGCTGATAGTTCTACACATTATTTGAATGTGTATCTTACAGAGTCAGGAATTGAAAAGTTCTGTTAGCTGTAAGGGAAGTAGCAGCTCTTTGCAAAGCTGCTTGTCACATGAAATGACTCATAATCCTAGAGAATGCTTTCACACACTGGGAGTTACATATGTGAATCAGCCAGCCTGTCAGGTCAAGGCGCATGCAAGTATTTAACAGAGGCTATGTATTACATACATCACTATGACTTATTAAAGTCATTTCTAGAAACCAAGTTGGTATGAAACTCTGTATAGCTTTTGAAATGACAATAGGTAACGACAGTATTAATTTAATTTTGACATCTCAAGTAACTTCTGCAACACACAAAATTATCTAAAACACAGAGTTTATAACTTTCCATGATAAATAATTTCCTACCGTGcttatatattttttgtaaaaatcagtcaaaaactaactaaatacttGATCATGAAATAATTGAGTGAACATAATTTTGATTGAAAAGCTACAAATTATGTAATAGATTCAGCTTTGAATGGCTACTATTTTTTTCATCTACTGGATAGCattattttcattcattgtgtTGGTTGAGTGAATGAGGAGGTGAATGTGGCACATATGTTTAGTTTGATTTGTTGAAATTCTAAATAACTAAGTTTGAGTATGCAACATTGATGTGTGTCAAGCATGTTCGGGAAAATGATAATTATAAAGTAGCCAGTTTTCAGTACTTTATTTACTTCAGTCCTTCAGACAAGTAACTATGAGGTTAGTTTTATTTTAAGGCATTTTGGAATGCATTAGTTTGTATTTCCATGTAAACTGATTTCAGAAATGGGATTGAGGGGGAGTACTGGGTCATGTGAATTGAAATATGAAGCTGATTGACTACTGTGTTATTTGGCGAATTAAAGAAGAGATATCTCATGTGTGTTGGTACCAGCGGAGGATTTTCACTCATGAGTATTGAAGACTTTATGGTCATTTCTCGTGGTGTGAGCTCATGCAGTCCAAAACTTTAACCATTCTGTGAAGATTGAAAACCCACATGGTAAACTGCACAGTCATAACTGTGTACTTCACAGTCTTAAACATGATGAATTGCATGGGATTTGAGAAAGTAatcaaaatcattaaatataaTGCGTTTTTTTACAAAATGGTTCTTAACTGATCTTCCAGTACCAGGTCATGAGTTCAAATGTTAAGCTGGTTACTAGAAAGAGAATGTGCAGTTGTTGTGAAAGATTTAGTAGGAACTGTGCTTATTTCCATACTTTTAGTGGTTGCTAGGATAAACTTTGTAGCAATACTTGTGTACACACACTGACAATAAAGAATACATATTTTATGCAaggatttttctttgtttagtaattACAGTCAGATCTAATGAAATTAACTCAGTTTACATGTATAAGACACTTAAATAATTCTTATGCACTCTGTTTCCACACGGAGTGCTACAAGTTAATTGTTTACTGCTTTTCTCAGCTGACGAACATCGTATGTCACTTCAGGGCAGTCCATACTTCTGAAGAACTTGCCAAGGTGAGTTCTATTGATGTTAACAGAAAGACAGATTGGTCTGCACTGCCACACAATCTATTGTTGCACTGGTATATACAATGATAACCAGTTTCATTCAAACTTGGAGTACTTTCAGATCTGTAAAATGAAGTAAAAGTATCAGTTATGTAAGATCAAATATACCACATGATATATATAATAGTGTATTTTCAGGCAGTCAGGCAACCAGAAAGCTCTTGAAGTGAACTTGGCAGAGGTCAATAGCAACTGGTGAGTAAAATTAGATCTACTTCTAATGTTCTCCTTGTCTCACCCATCAtgctttattttgcttccaaggtaaaaaattgttcaaatgactgtaagcactatgggacttaacatcggaggtcatcagtcccatagacttagaactacataaaatcAACTAACCTGAGGTCAGCAGCCGgcccaaggtaacagaattccttcactttgtctaaTATATGGTCCTGAATTTTGATGTTGCAATGGTTGATAAAACTCATTTCTGGTGGTGTTCAATACTTTTTTGGTGCTGTTCAATACTTTCAACTTTCTTTagtttacccccaatccatattctgtgatcATCAGACTATTCATTAGATATAATGGGTCCTGTAAATCTTCACAGAGGATGATTTTAGATCCTACAGTACCCGTGATTTGGTTTCTTTGCCCGGCCTGAGTATCAATTTGAAGGAGAGACTCAGGTTTTGTAGCATGGTCACAGTCTGATCACTTGGAGGGCCCTTCCACTGTGTTCATGTCATATGGGCCTGTCCCCTGACACGAAGATACCGGTAAATACCGTGGCTCCACATTTTGCCCTAAGTTTCTTGCAATTCTCTGAAGTCTTTGATATGCACCATTGTATATACATGTAAAATATGCTAGTAACAAGACACAGTCAATCCCGTTTCTGTGCGAAAGCAATGGAATTACTAAGCATAgaatactaaagcagagttacaaaatacagccttccaaaattccttcaccaaagaagtcaaagtaaatattctagaattcaaaTCCAGAAcaattgccaacatgagtaacttagaaatagatatcctcggagtagtgaagcaacataaatcacttaataaaattaagtcttctggtccagattgcttaccaatcaggttcctttcagagtatgatgatgcagtaactccatacttaacaatcatatacaaccgctcactcactcaATGAAAGATccacacctaaagactggaaagctgcacagatcaCTCCAATACTTAAGAAAGGCAATATGGGTAacccactacattacaggcccatatcattaatgtcgatatgcagcataattttggaacatatatttatTTGTACTGTATGAATTAGcatgaagagaatggtctattgatctgtagtcaacagggatttagaaaaaaatcattgttgtgaagtgttgagtgctgttgcgaagcaaactgattctgtatttctaggtttccagaagccttttgacaccatacctcacaaTTGGCTTGTAATcatattgtgtgcttatggaatatcatctcagttttgagactgcaaagaggtcacagttcatagtaactgacagaaagtcctcAAGCAAAACAGAAATGATTTGGTTTTTCCCAAAACTAGTATTGTAGaccttctgctgttcctaatctttttaaatgatttagaagaaaatctgaacagctgtcttaggttgtctaCATATGATGTTGTCTActgtgtagtaaagtcatcagaagaagataaaaaccaattgcaaaatgatttagataagatatctatatggtgcagaaactggcaattggccctaaataatgaaaggtgtgaggtcattcacatgagtgctaaaagggatacattaaacttcagttacatgataaaccaatcaaatctgaaggccataaattgaactaactacctaagaattacaattacgaacaactcaaactgggaagaacacatagaaaatgttgtgggaaagtgaaccaaagactgtgttttattgacagaacacttagaacacgCAACATATgctaaatagactgcctacactaagcttcatcatcctcttttggagtaccgcAGCGCAATGTGGAATccctaccaaataggactaacagagtacactgagaaagttcaaagaagaacagcacatttTTTATTATACACAAATAGGGGAGAGCATGTCAtgcacatgatacaggatttggggtggaaataattaaaacacaGGTGTTTTTCATTGTAGTGAGATCTTCTCCAAAAATTTGAATTAgcaactttttcctctgaatgtgaaaaatattttgttgatgcccacctacatagggagaaacgattgtcagaataaaataaaggaaagtaaacatcacacagaaagatataggtgttcctacTTTCTGTGCGCtatttgagattggaataatagagaattagtgcgaAGGTGGTTAACCCTCTacctggcacttaagtgtgatttgtagatgCAGATGCTGATTGATAGTAGAGTGACTGACATTGCCTTTGAATTATTCCCTGGACTCTTTTACTCATGCTTTTGAAGACTTCTGCTACTCTCTGGTCTTTGCTTTGGCCTAGCCATTCACTTTGTGAGGTCTGCCATCACCTACCACAGTAACCGTTAGTGTAAGCGATCATAAACTTTGTTCTACCTACACAGAGTAGGACAGAAAGATAGTAATGCCATCAACAAATCTTATTGAAagcctttcgccttgaattttaataccacttctgaaatttttttctctgtcattcattgtttctttgatgtacaGGCTCACCAGTAGAGGTGGAAGACTGAAAAACTGCCTTGTATATTTGGAATCTGTATACTTCTGTATTTGTCTGTCTTTGCCATAGCAtatacttctttttatttttgagGTGTTTCAAGACATTGCTCTACTTTACTTTAAcatgctttttctaggtcaacaaaaaCTGTGAAACAATCTTGATTTTTGTTCAGTCATGCTTTGTTATCAAGTGTAACATCAATACTACCTTATGGTACCCTCATCTGTCCTATAGAACATCCACTTGGATGTTATCACTTTTAAACTGCAGGATATGCCTCTGCACATAAGACGATGCAAGTGGTTTATAGAAGATGGATCTCCAGCAACACACTGTTTGAGATGCAATGAATATGTACTATGACAGATGGATAGACAGGGCAGCACCAGTTCCAATGACCTGCACATTAACTTTGAATTACTACTATTGGGGTAATCTAAAATACactgattaatgtagagtaatgaaattttgagaatacacTTGACTAGGTGACAGATGCACaatcacaggttaatgttagtgcgagataagtcattgaaaatatgaaatactggtacattaataaccagtgtaatggccagaatgttgtatgcaagcatacaaatgtgcatgcactgtattgaacaggtgccagatgtcagtttgtctgatgatgtcccatatgtgctcgattggacacagatctggtgattgaataggccaaggcaacatgttgacatttTGGAGAATGAGTTGCAGCTTTATCCTTTTAGAAGACACCCCTGGATTATCAGAAGACACCCCTCTGGAgtactgttcatgaatagcagcacaacagatcaAATCACCATATTGATGTACAAATATGTGATCATGGTGCATGGGATAGCCACGAGTGCTCCTGTTGTCCTATGAAattgcacctcagaccataactccagatgtaggtccagtgtatctagcatgcagacaggttagtTGCATGCCATCAACTGGCGTCCTCCTAACCAACCCACAGCCGTCAATGGCACCGAGACACAACCaagttttatcagaaaacacaacagcccACGCTGTTAGCTCTAATTAGCTCTCACTTGCCACTACCAAAGTcacaaatgacagtggtttggggtcagtgaattgCACACTACAGTGTGTCTAGAGAGGTGTTCTTGAATTAACCAATTTGTAAcacttcattgtgtcactgtggtgccaattgctgttcaaattgctgttcaaattgctgctgaagatgcagtatgATGCCCTGGATCCATACACCGAATGTGATGGTTTTCCCTCTCTGTAGCACCATGTGGCTGTTGGGAGCCCAGacttcttgtgactgtacattctTGGGACAACAGCTGCAGGCAAtcctgtacagtggctatattcctgccaggactttctgcaatactgcagaaagaatactcagcttcttgtagccctagtACATGacatcattcaaactcagtgaggtattgataatagTGTCTTTGCTCCCTTACAGGCATTCTTGATCAACATCTACTCACCATGTCCAACCTCAGATGTAACTAATGCTAGTGactgttacagcttgtatttaaaacaaacttgatttacatcctcatagtggcacttctGGCacaactcttatgcgactggtgcaaaattttaatagacatcatctttcagatgatgCCTACCAGCTTTCGGTTATgcccacaactccttcttggggTTGCAATTTTCTTTTCTGTCGCTGTGTTTGTTGATGCAGTGCATATTTGTAATAGAATTTGTAATAACTCAGTGTGTCATGAAAGCTTGCAAAATCATTCAACACCATCTAGGGGTGTCTCAAGGAATGCAACAACTCATGACCTTACAAATGTAGGCTATGTGGATAAAAAAACAAGCGaatgacattttgaacatgtgtCATAGGTTTCTGACTTGATTACTTCATAACAACTTCTTCTTCCATTGGTAACTCAATAGAGAAAGCATTTTCTGACATATGCCTGGTGGTTTCTCTACAAAACAGATagaaaccagaatgcagttataagagtataGGGGCACGAAAAGCAGGCACCAactgacaagggagtgagacactAATGTAGCCCGTCTcacatgttattcaatctatgtagagcaagcagtaaaagaatacCAAGAGAAGtttggaagaagaaataaaactttacagTTTGCCAGTGATGTACATTAATCAGAGATGGAAAAGCACTTgggagatcagttgaacagaatggtcagCGAgtagaaaagaggttataagatgaacatcagaaaaTGTAAAGCATTGGTAAtatagtgtagtcaaattaaatcaggtgattctgaggcaattaagaaataataataataatgtcatgtgacgagggcctcccgtcgagcagaccactcacctggtgcaagtctttcaatttgacgccacttcggtgacttgtgcgtcaatggggatgaaatgatgacgattaggacaacacaacacccagtccctgagtggagaaaatgtccgacccagcctggaatcgaacctgggcagttaggattgacagtctgtcgtgctgaccactcagctaccgtgggtggACAATTAAGAAATGAGATACTTGAATTTGTAGAGGAATTCTGCTTTGTGGGGAACACAAGTcaacagaatataaaatgcagacatgcaatagcaagaaaaacatttctgagaaagagaaactttagcatgtaataaaaatttaagtgttacaAAGTCTTTTTTGGAAGTAGACATCTGGAGTTTAGCATTGTACAGAAGTGATACATGGATGATTAACAGTGCAAGCAAAGAgacaatacaagcttttgaaatgtggtgtgtcGACAGAATACCAACGGACAATCCAGATAACTGAGTATGAatttaagagaaaataaatttatggcacaacttgactaaaacatgGGGTTGGTAGATATGAcaagttctgagccatcaaggaatagttaatttgataaCTGAATAAAGTGTGAGGGGTAAGATGATGGAACCAAGactgactatgttgttgttgttgtggtcttcagtcctgagactggtttgatacagctctccatgctactctatcctgtgcaagcttcttcatctcccagaacccactgcaacccaaccCCTGATTATAATAAGCACATtcaagaggacgtaggttgcaaccactatgcaaagatgtagagagttgcacaggatagactaatatggacagctgcttcaaaccaatcttcagactgaagtccataacCAGCATATGTTTATATGGACTTTTTAGGTGCTTTGGTCTAAGTAGTCCTCTACCTTCCCCCACCCTCCCACAGCAGTAAAATTTTTACTAATGCATTCTGAAgtgaaaaaagtcatgagatacctcctaatatcatgtcggaccaccttttgcctGAAAAAGTGCAACAactggacatggcatggactcaataagtcattggaagtcgtctgcagaaatattgagccatgctgactaTATatcgccatccataattgtgaatgagttgcaagtgcaggattttgtgaagtaactgcctcttgattatgtcccataaatgttcgagaaGATTTATGTCAGCTGATCTGGGTGCCAAGtcattcattcgaattgtccaaaatgttctttaaATCAATCATGAACATTTGTggtcctggtgacatggcacatggtcatccataaaaattccatattgttttgaaacatgaagtccacaaatgtCTGCCATTGGTCTCTATGTAGGtgaacataaccttttccagtcaatgaccCATATAAACACAgtcctcaccattatggagccaccaccagcttgcacagtgccttgtcgaaaaTTGGGAGTCTGCACCACTCAGCTCTAACCACCTGAAAtcacgactcatctgaccagatcacaGTTTTACagttatctagggtccaaccgatatggtcacaagcccaggagagatgctgcaggtgatgtcatgcattTAGCAAAGGCACGCacagcagttgtctgctgccatagccctataatgccacatttcacagcactgttcTAGTGGGtacattcgtcgtacatcccacattggttTCTACAGCTATTtcttgcagtgttgcttgtctgttaacactgacaactctaagaaAATGCTGCAGCTCTCAGTAATGACTGAACtgcattgcccgtggtgagaggtagagcGTGAAATGTGGTATTCccagtacactcttgacactgtggatctcgaatattgaattccataacattTTCTGAAATGGGACATTTCATGCATGTACCTCCAACTACCACTCCAGgttcaaagtctgataattcccgtGGTGTGGCCGTGaccatgttggaaaccttttcacatgaacactTGAGTAcaaacagcttcgccaatgcactgctcttttatacttcGTATATTAGATATTATTGCCATCAGTATGTATTCATATTACTATCCCATAACTTCTGTCATTTAAGAGTGTACTGAAAAATTACTGAAAGGTAAGGCATCCATCTTGCACTATatttaaatgtgaaaattttgaGTTATATCTTATTACGTAACTGAAAGACAAACCAGTAGGTCAGTGTATACATTTAAATATTAATCTgtacatcttttttatttttctttgatatgaTACAGAAAAGTATAGAAAACTAATTACAATGTTGAATACAGATTATCTTTGGAAATTTAAGATGTACTGTCTTTTTCAGTATCCTTAGCCTCTTGAGACGACTCTTTAGTTCCTACTGCCAATGAGGCGGAACATGAAGCACAGAATGTTTTTCTTGGTAATGAAACTGAAGGACTACTCAGCAAAGGGCTGCTGTTTATTGTCACTGAATGTCTATGCAGCGTACCGAGGGAAGCCTCAAAAAGCACATCATTAATTGCTTTTTCAGCAAATATCCTCTGCTGAGGGTCCAGAGTTAATAGTTTTTCACACCACACTTTAACAATTGTTGGGATTTCTTGCTCTGATTTGCTGCTAGACCTCTCCGAAAATGAGTGGGTTATGTGTAATGGGTCTTTCTGTCTAGCAATGGGATCcaatttaattttcttcattcttGGCTCTGGTTTTGCCACAGAAGTGACAAAGGACACAGAAGGCGTACAAAGTTCATTCACCACATCAGCATTGCTGTGATCAGTTTCACCTTCATCAATgacctgcaaaaaaataaaaaaagagtattTCAGTTTTGACATGTTCTGTTTGCATTGTCTAATGATATTTTCTGTAGCATGTCAAAAGACATTGATTGTGCAGTTCATGGTATTCTCCTACAGAAGTTCAAATATTATGGCATCAGTGATCTTTTTCGGTAACAGTTTTTCATCCTGTCTAACTACAAGTATGCTGTGTGTTGCTTTAAGAAACTCAGGGTATGTACACAAAAAGACACCATCTTCACATTAAAGATGTACCATTGAGTCCCTTCCGTTACACATGACTTTCTGTCAGATGTACAAGAAGCAGAAATAGTTCTCTCTGTTGACAATGCAAGTGTTGCACAGTCAAGCCTAATggagaaattacaacacaaaaaagtaaataatattttcttgaaaattaataactggttctctTCAAATGGACTGTCACTGGATTCATTCAAAACACAATACATGCAATTCACTTCTGCACAAGGCCTGGTTACTTTATGAATAATGTGTGTgggtaaatcaataaatgaaacaaaattttctcaCTTATTATATGTTTATATTGATAAGAAGCTGAACTGGAAGACACATGTTACAGATCTTCAACGTCAAGTTCTACTACTTTTGTGTCACAGATAATATCAGATttttggagatgaaaatgtcaaaaaattGACTTATGTTGCCTATTACCATTCACTTACAATGAATGGCATCATATTCAGGTGAGTAACACATCACTGAAGAAAGAAGTGTTCGTTGTGCAATAGCGTCTACTCCGCAGGAGAGTTTCAAATTGCGtagcagtttctctctctctctctctctctctctctctctctctctctctctgtgtgtgtgtgtgtgtgtgtgtgtgtgtgtgtgtgtgtgtgtgtgtgtgtgtgtgtgtgaggacatgGAGAGAGACTAAATATAGTGAAGCACAAAGTACTATATGTGTGTAAGAACAGAAAatcatgtaaatggtcagcataTTGCCATACTTTGCACCATGATGTAGTATAATTATcaaactgactcattccatatcatagTGAGTGGTCACACTTATTATCCATGGACAATGCAAATAACCAATTACCTAATGCTAAGTTACTCTACCTTAGGTTTCTCACAGGCTTTTTGACTTCATtgtaaccccccaccccccaccaccatcCACCCCGCTCCCCTTCCAAATCACTTTCAACAATTTATGAGCAAAGCTCACTTTACAAACTGCATTGTATAATTTTAGAGAAAGTCAACAGAGGATGAAAATATAGGTACTttcaacaaaaacaagcttcttctgcacacacaaaaaagacacaaaaaaagaatcaagaaaatgaagaaattacgTTAAATGTacgggggttgcccagaaagtaatacagttgcccagaaagtaatgcagttgcccagaaagtaatacaccacaTTTTATAGCCAAAAAATGCTATGAGTGTGAAACATTACAAATGTATTATCTGAAGCCTCCtgagtgagcgtgccaagtttccatcacttccaaaGTATAGCGTAGctccaggacagtttcaaaacgCCATCTGtaagtgatgtacattacaagcaaagttccgtcattgaatttctcactgcagagaaagaaactgtgggaatattcacaaactcttgtgcaaagtctgtggagcatctgctgttgacagaagtacagttagtcgctgggcacggagggtgagatcatcaaAAGGCGGTTCAGCAGAGCTCCACTATTTGTAGCCAGacgggaagaccatccacggctgtcacacctgacacgttgcagcaagctgatgttgtcattcacaaGGATAGACACATTATGACTTGGCAATTGGCATTGCATctatcaatcagcaaaggaagtgtgtatATAATTATCTGCACTC from Schistocerca gregaria isolate iqSchGreg1 chromosome 6, iqSchGreg1.2, whole genome shotgun sequence carries:
- the LOC126278808 gene encoding uncharacterized protein LOC126278808, translating into MKYEIEESTVKKKIKNLRSAFHREHSRVTSTKSDSATNLEDRKWFAYESLKFILDVTEPRAAMASTVVIDEGETDHSNADVVNELCTPSVSFVTSVAKPEPRMKKIKLDPIARQKDPLHITHSFSERSSSKSEQEIPTIVKVWCEKLLTLDPQQRIFAEKAINDVLFEASLGTLHRHSVTINSSPLLSSPSVSLPRKTFCASCSASLAVGTKESSQEAKDTEKDSTS